The Bombus fervidus isolate BK054 chromosome 3, iyBomFerv1, whole genome shotgun sequence genome includes a window with the following:
- the Rad9 gene encoding cell cycle checkpoint control protein Rad9 isoform X1, with protein MKCVIAGANVKILAKAIHALSKIGDEMYIEPHENTLSFRTVNMANSAYADFTFLQSYFSYYAYGDLQENDALKCKISMRSAMTVFKAPHLIDKQVETCHIKLEPDASEILFILKYKNSITKTHLLPILDCEILQTVYNKDSASIKLSSQPRVLGDAMQNFHQHLIEITLEVSAQKLLLRNYVDDVSGLSNTIRTQLALGKGEFDRYDIGSETTITFCTKEFRSILNFAEIAITPISIYSEGAGRPVIFALKNQSFEVNLVLSTLSSDTDSQAETTLINKPQEKSIKRRATNKRVCRKNNKSDNKIQDKSVKSNNKLGNVKAPHPCFMEEPKGQVDTSTRDNQNLNRVSNLPIEQDIEDKMKTNSSSSCDIITNINKTSTSEKKLANFIFSTITKRKSSNNETEKEQNLDSDQSDAFEDKVPNSPSPPNKKARFIFQKCFQKTFDPRTLPGYDVILAEDSDEASND; from the exons ATGAAGTGTGTTATAGCAGGAGCAAATGTAAAAA TTTTAGCGAAGGCTATACACGCATTATCAAAAATTGGAGATGAAATGTACATAGAACCACATGAAAATACTTTATCATTTCGTACTGTTAATATGGCAAATTCAGCATATGCTGATTTTACATTCCTACAaagttatttttcatattatgcTTATGGTGACTTACAAGAAAATGATGcattgaaatgtaaaatatcaatgagg agtGCAATGACTGTATTTAAGGCTCCACATTTAATAGACAAACAGGTAGAAACAtgtcatattaaattagagCCAGATGCAtctgaaattttgtttattttaaagtataaaaacAGTATTACTAAGACTCATTTATTGCCCATTTTAGATTGTGAAATATTACAA acTGTATATAATAAGGATTCTGCATCAATCAAACTTTCATCTCAACCACGAGTATTAGGCGATGCAATGCAAAATTTTCATCaacatttaattgaaataacacTTGAAGTTTCAGCACAAAAGCTTCTATTAAGAAATTATGTTGATGATGTCTCAG GTTTATCAAATACAATACGTACACAACTTGCACTTGGAAAGGGAGAATTTGATCGATATGATATTGGTAGTGAAACAACAATTACCTTTTGTACGAAAGAATTTAGGTCCATCTTAAATTTTGCAGAAATTGCAATTACACCCATTAGTATATACTCTGAAGGAGCAGGAAG acCAGTTATATTtgcattaaaaaatcaatcttTTGAAGTGAACTTAGTGTTGTCAACATTGAGTTCTGATACAGATAGTCAAGCAGAAAcaacattaattaataaaccACAAGAAAAATCCATAAAAAGAAGAGCAACAAATAAACGAGTTTgtaggaaaaataataaatctgataataaaattcaagatAAGTCAGTTAAATCCAATAACAAATTAGGTAATGTTAAAGCACCACATCCATGTTTCATGGAGGAACCGAAGGGACAAGTTGATACATCAACCAGAGATAACCAAAATCTAAATAGAGTAAGTAACCTTCCAATAGAACAAGATATCgaagataaaatgaaaacgaaTTCCTCATCTAGCTGTGACATAATTACaaacattaataaaacatctacaagtgaaaagaaattagcgaattttatattttctacaataaCGAAAAGGAAATCTAGTAACAATGAAActgaaaaagaacaaaatttggATAGTGATCAGTCTGATGCATTCGAAGACAAAGTACCAAATTCACCATCTCCTCCAAATAAAAAGgctcgtttcatttttcaaaaatgcTTTCAAAAGACATTCGATCCAAGAACATTACCAGGATACGATGTAATCTTAGCTGAAGATTCAGACGAAGCTAGTAatgattaa
- the Rad9 gene encoding cell cycle checkpoint control protein Rad9 isoform X2 has translation MTVFKAPHLIDKQVETCHIKLEPDASEILFILKYKNSITKTHLLPILDCEILQTVYNKDSASIKLSSQPRVLGDAMQNFHQHLIEITLEVSAQKLLLRNYVDDVSGLSNTIRTQLALGKGEFDRYDIGSETTITFCTKEFRSILNFAEIAITPISIYSEGAGRPVIFALKNQSFEVNLVLSTLSSDTDSQAETTLINKPQEKSIKRRATNKRVCRKNNKSDNKIQDKSVKSNNKLGNVKAPHPCFMEEPKGQVDTSTRDNQNLNRVSNLPIEQDIEDKMKTNSSSSCDIITNINKTSTSEKKLANFIFSTITKRKSSNNETEKEQNLDSDQSDAFEDKVPNSPSPPNKKARFIFQKCFQKTFDPRTLPGYDVILAEDSDEASND, from the exons ATGACTGTATTTAAGGCTCCACATTTAATAGACAAACAGGTAGAAACAtgtcatattaaattagagCCAGATGCAtctgaaattttgtttattttaaagtataaaaacAGTATTACTAAGACTCATTTATTGCCCATTTTAGATTGTGAAATATTACAA acTGTATATAATAAGGATTCTGCATCAATCAAACTTTCATCTCAACCACGAGTATTAGGCGATGCAATGCAAAATTTTCATCaacatttaattgaaataacacTTGAAGTTTCAGCACAAAAGCTTCTATTAAGAAATTATGTTGATGATGTCTCAG GTTTATCAAATACAATACGTACACAACTTGCACTTGGAAAGGGAGAATTTGATCGATATGATATTGGTAGTGAAACAACAATTACCTTTTGTACGAAAGAATTTAGGTCCATCTTAAATTTTGCAGAAATTGCAATTACACCCATTAGTATATACTCTGAAGGAGCAGGAAG acCAGTTATATTtgcattaaaaaatcaatcttTTGAAGTGAACTTAGTGTTGTCAACATTGAGTTCTGATACAGATAGTCAAGCAGAAAcaacattaattaataaaccACAAGAAAAATCCATAAAAAGAAGAGCAACAAATAAACGAGTTTgtaggaaaaataataaatctgataataaaattcaagatAAGTCAGTTAAATCCAATAACAAATTAGGTAATGTTAAAGCACCACATCCATGTTTCATGGAGGAACCGAAGGGACAAGTTGATACATCAACCAGAGATAACCAAAATCTAAATAGAGTAAGTAACCTTCCAATAGAACAAGATATCgaagataaaatgaaaacgaaTTCCTCATCTAGCTGTGACATAATTACaaacattaataaaacatctacaagtgaaaagaaattagcgaattttatattttctacaataaCGAAAAGGAAATCTAGTAACAATGAAActgaaaaagaacaaaatttggATAGTGATCAGTCTGATGCATTCGAAGACAAAGTACCAAATTCACCATCTCCTCCAAATAAAAAGgctcgtttcatttttcaaaaatgcTTTCAAAAGACATTCGATCCAAGAACATTACCAGGATACGATGTAATCTTAGCTGAAGATTCAGACGAAGCTAGTAatgattaa